One genomic segment of Panicum virgatum strain AP13 chromosome 2N, P.virgatum_v5, whole genome shotgun sequence includes these proteins:
- the LOC120661080 gene encoding uncharacterized protein LOC120661080, whose product MGRPRGGKAKRPTPQATKSEDADAASGDEEAVMPAYKRRGRPQKHLKADDTDDEDDSASVEPVEDSDGAKPVVPGKGSTENGGKKRRRRRRQGQPAGAEEKDEAVKQSGFRHRGSRRKSTPRRAAEAGVECN is encoded by the coding sequence ATGGGCAGGCCTAGAGGAGGAAAGGCTAAACGGCCGACGCCCCAGGCTACCAAGAGCGAGGACGCCGATGCCGCcagcggcgacgaggaggccgTGATGCCAGCGTACAAGAGGAGGGGACGGCCGCAGAAGCACCTCAAGGCTGACGACaccgacgacgaggacgacagTGCCAGTGTCGAGCCCGTGGAGGACAGTGACGGCGCCAAACCGGTCGTGCCGGGCAAGGGCTCGACCGAGAACGgagggaagaagaggaggaggcggcggcggcaagggcaaccggcgggggcggaggagaAGGACGAGGCCGTCAAGCAGAGCGGGTTCCGGCATCGTGGGAGCCGGCGGAAGAGCACCCCGCGGCGAGCTGCCGAGGCAGGGGTGGAGTGCAACTGA
- the LOC120662733 gene encoding polygalacturonase inhibitor 1-like, protein MSSSAPRITSTLLPLLLLLISGSTAPSCAAGCDPADRAALLRVKAQLGDPARLSAWRPSSPDCCAWDPAVVCGGSGGGRVTALALYSLPDVSARVPPALGDLAALEILQVDSVPGLSGPVPASFANLTRLRDLDVNGTSISGPVPAALLAGAANLSTLVIANSKLAGPIPASLASLPNLRSLDLSGNLLTGAIPPGLLHGSFRFLLLSDNRLTGEIPADYGGGDVDTVDLSRNQLTGDPSPFLFGITSPAAKIDLSWNQLEFDMTGVSFPHHLRFLDLSHNRITGRVAKSLMDVRLEHFDVSYNQLCGEIPAGRFMSAHGADCYAHNRCLCGAPLPPCGTGM, encoded by the coding sequence ATGTCGTCGAGCGCACCACGGATCACCTCCACGCTGCTTcccctgctgctcctcctcatTTCCGGCTCCACCGCCCCATCCTGCGCCGCGGGCTGCGACCCCGCCGACCGCGCGGCGCTGCTGCGGGTCAAGGCGCAGCTGGGCGACCCGGCCCGGCTCTCGGCGTGGCGGCCGTCGTCCCCCGACTGCTGCGCGTGGGACCCCGCCGTGGTCTGCggcggctcgggcggcggccgcgtcaCGGCGCTGGCGCTCTACTCCCTCCCGGACGTCTCGGCGCGCGTGCCGCCGGCGCTCGGCGACCTCGCCGCGCTCGAGATCCTCCAGGTCGACTCCGTCCCGGGCCTCTCGGGCCCCGTCCCGGCCTCCTTCGCCAACCTCACGCGCCTCCGCGACCTCGACGTCAACGGCACCTCCATCTCCGGGCCGGTCCCGgccgccctcctcgccggcgccgccaaccTCAGCACGCTCGTCATCGCCAACAGCAAGCTCGCGGGGCCCATCCCGGCGTCCCTCGCATCCCTGCCCAACCTCCGGTCCCTTGACCTCAGCGGCAACCTGCTCACCGGCGCCATCCCGCCGGGGCTGCTGCACGGGAGCTTCAGGTTCCTGCTCCTCTCCGACAACCGGCTCACGGGGGAGATCCCCGCCgactacggcggcggcgacgtcgacacCGTCGACCTCTCGCGCAACCAGCTCACGGGCGACCCGTCGCCGTTCCTGTTCGGCATCACGAGCCCGGCCGCCAAGATCGACCTGTCGTGGAACCAGCTCGAGTTCGACATGACGGGGGTGAGCTTCCCGCACCACCTGAGGTTCCTGGACCTGAGCCACAACCGGATCACGGGGAGGGTGGCCAAGTCGCTCATGGACGTCAGGCTCGAGCACTTCGACGTCAGCTACAACCAGCTCTGCGGCGAGATCCCGGCGGGGAGGTTCATGTCGGCGCACGGGGCCGACTGCTACGCGCACAACAGGTGTCTGTGcggcgcgccgctgcctccctgCGGCACGGGCATGTAG